In the Raineyella fluvialis genome, TGCCCGCCGATCCGGACCTCCCCGGGGGTGGTCAGGTCGAGGACCGTACGGGCATCGACGTCGGTGCGGACGCTGATGCCGGGGTGGTCGAGCATCCGGGCGATCAGCGCGGTGTACCCGTCGGTCGGCAGGCCCTGGTGCGGGTCCTGGAAGTAGCGGGAGTCCTCGGAGAGGAAGACCGGCACCCGCGCGGTGACCGAGGCGTCGATCTTGTCGGGCGTCGTCCCCCACTGCTTCACCGTGTAGTGCAGGAAGACGTTCTCGTAGACGTAGTCGGCGACCTCGACCAGGTCGGGGTCGTCCTCGGCGCGCAGCTCGTTGATCGAGACCTTGGCGCCGTCGCCGTAGCGGGCGACCATCTTGGCGATCAGCTCGTTGCCGCGCTCCTCGCCGAACGCCATCCGCATCGAGATCTTGTTGAACGGCACGGGCATGAAGGTGCCGTAGACGTTCGCGAGGACCTCGTGGGAGTAGCCGTTCCACTCGGTGAAGCGGGACAGGTAGTCGAACACCCGCTCCACCCGGGTGTGGAAGATGTGCGGGCCGTACTTGTGCACCAGCACCCCCGCGTCGTCGACATGGTCGTACGCGTTGCCGCCGATGTGCGGGCGCTGCTCGAGGACGAGGACGCGTCGGCCGCCCCGCTCGGCCAGCTCCCGGGCTATCGTCGTGCCCGCGAATCCCGCCCCGACCACGATGGCGTCGTACGCCCCGACATCCAGGCCCTCGAGGGCCCCACCGGTCTCGACCACAGTCCTGCCTTCCTCACCGCTCATCCGGGCCACCACCGGGCCGCTGCGGGAGCGATCGGCTGGTCCGCGACACCGCTGGGCATCCGGGACATCGTGGCACTGTTCAGGGATGCTAGTCGGCGCGCCCCCGGGTTCCCGCATCGGGATGGCATGAGTCACACGCACCCCCGACGTACCGCACAGCGGACTGCCGCCGGACCGGCCAGGGCCCGAGGAGTCAGGTCACCTTCCGGGCACCGAGTCGTCATCCAGCGCTCACCCTCCGGACACCTCCGGGTCCGACACCTCCGGGCCGTACGTCCGGCGCGCTCAGCCGACCCGGCTGCTCGACCACCGGTACTCCTCGTCCGCGGATGCCCCCTGGCCCGGCTCGGTGGCGACGATCCGCAGGGTCGGCCGGGGGTCGAGGGTGATCTCGACACGGACGACCTGGCCTTCGGGACCGGTCGACTCGTACGTGATCCAGGTGCAGTCCTTCCCGACCACGCGCAGTCGGGACCGGACCAGCCACGGGTGGCGTCGCCGGAAGCCGATCAGGTCCTGGTGCAACCGGCGCATCCAGCCACCGAAGGGCGCGAGCTGCTCCGGG is a window encoding:
- the glf gene encoding UDP-galactopyranose mutase, which codes for MSGEEGRTVVETGGALEGLDVGAYDAIVVGAGFAGTTIARELAERGGRRVLVLEQRPHIGGNAYDHVDDAGVLVHKYGPHIFHTRVERVFDYLSRFTEWNGYSHEVLANVYGTFMPVPFNKISMRMAFGEERGNELIAKMVARYGDGAKVSINELRAEDDPDLVEVADYVYENVFLHYTVKQWGTTPDKIDASVTARVPVFLSEDSRYFQDPHQGLPTDGYTALIARMLDHPGISVRTDVDARTVLDLTTPGEVRIGGQTFGGTVIYTGPLDELFDCRFGRLPYRSLDFVFETYPQDYFQQRGTINYTVSEDFTRITEFKYLTRQELPGVTTIVREYSKPYEPDAGMDPYYPVLDEEHLALHGKYVALTREFADFHPIGRLAEYRYYNMDATVANALELSDRLLADAPATTTSPEED